GCTTGGCATGGAGAACATCGCTCGCCATGAGCATGACCTTCTGATATACGCGACGAAGCTGTTGCAGACGGTCCCTGGCCTGCGCCTGATCGGAACAGCAAAGGAAAAGGCAAGCGTCATGTCCTTCGTCCTGGAGGGCTACAAGACCGAAGAGGTCGGCGCGGCTTTGAACAAAGAGGGAATCGCTGTGCGCTCCGGCCATCATTGCGCCCAGCCCGCTCTACGACGGTTCGGCGTCGAAACCTCTGTGCGTCCTTCGCTTGCTCTTTATAACAATTACGCGGATGTCGACGCGCTGATTGCCGTACTGCGCAAGCTGAAGAACGGCGGAGCATAGCTCCTCGGGTTAAACCACAATTCGCGATAAAGAGAAGCAATACCGGAACAGAAGATCCATCTCTGTTCCGGTATTGCTTTGTGCGGTGGAACCCGGCTTGATCGCTGAAGCATCGGGCGATTGTTGCTCTCCGAACAGAGGCCGGCTTTTAAGTAGCAGCAGCCGGTGACTAAGAAATGAGGAATGCTTCGAATGCGACGACCGGGGCATCCCCCGCTCTTTGTACGGATCACAACGTGATGGTCTTAGACGCTCGATACGTAGTTAGATCAGTCCGATCGCGCGTCCCGCGATTCCGACTCCGCACCATAACAGCAAAGAGACAACAGCGACGACTCGTTGAGACAGGTTGGCCTCTGCGCTGGCGCGGAGAGCTGTCCTTCGATGCACGGTGAAGTAGAACACTACCGCTGCAGCAAGAAGCGCCATCTTCCAACGGAAGGCAGGACTGTAGTAGCACTTCAGGGCTTCTTCCGAAAGCAGGCCGATGCCGGAGAGGATCATCAGCGAGAGGCTGATGAGAAGGATGCGGCCGAGGTCACGGCTGAGAATGGCGGCGGACTCGCCTTTGAGGCTGATGCCGAGTAGCCTGAGATCGAGCAAGAGAACGGATCCGCCCAGTGCGGCAAGCGCGACGAGATGCACCATCTCGATGACCGCGAAGGCCCATTGGCTTGTCTGCGTAAAGTGGCCAATGGGCGATTGCGCCAACGCCTCGAACCAATGATGCGGTGAGAACAAGATGATCCTTTCTAGCGTTCTAGAAGTACGCGATCGCGCGACCGGCAACGATGATGCCACCCCAAAGCAGAAGAGATGAGCACGCAGCCACGCGTGCACGCCAGGGCGAGCGATGCTGAAGCTCCCATTCAGCCACGCGGCGGTAGACAGTCGTATGGAAGATGAGAGGGTTGAGGCCCACCAGTACGAGCAGCACAAGCTTCACACGGAATGCGGGATTGAAGTAGTTCTTCGCGGCCTCGGCCCAGAAGAGCAGGAGGCCGCTGGCGAGCATGACGACGAATCCGGCCCATGTGAGCGGAAGCACGGCGCGGGCGATGCGGGTAACAGGAATCTCCCGCAGAATCAGGCCAAGCATCCGCAGATCAAGGATCGAGATCGTCCCTACGAGCAGCGTAATGAACAGGACGTGGACCGATTCGATTACGGAGAACGCGTAGTCGGACTCGCGGATCATGGTGCCGATGTGCGAGTCGTAAAGTGTCTGGCAAAGATGCAGGAGAAGAGGTTGAGTCATAGGAAAAAGGCTGGCGCCGCGTGATGCGTCGGCGCCAGGGTTCGATGACTCCTAATTCTTCTTGCCAGGAAGAGCCCCCTGGTCCGTGCCGTTGTCGCCGGGGCCACCATCACCGGGGCTTCCACCGTAGACCGAGCGGCCATCCGGAAAGGTGACTCGGCGAGCGTCGATGAGATGGGAGCCGTCCTTCGCGCGATAGCCATCGACGACGATAGTGTCTCCGATCTTGAGGTCGCCCTTCTTCCAACCGCGGCGGCTTAGAGCGCCAGGGCCTGCCCCCTCGCAGCCCCAGTTCTGAGTCTTACCCTGTGCATCGACGATGTCGACGTAGAAGTATGAGTGGGGATTGGTCCACTCCACCTTGGTGATCTTGCCTACCAGTCGCGTAGGCTTGGAGCCGTCGAACTCGGCCGCAAAGGAGTGATGAGCGTATGCCGGGACTGATGAGAGCAGTGCGGCGATGACGAGCGGGACAGCTGAAAGTTTGACGTTCATGCCAGATCCTTTTTTTAGGGTTGAAGAGGAATGCGGCTACTTCGTTGAAATAAATTGTTCAGCAAAATAAGAAAGCCCACTCTCTTCGGAATGGGCTTGCGATCGGTTGCACTCTGACTGTTCTTGCAAAGAGTTTTGTAGTCTCAGGAACTCAATTCTCTCGCGGTCGCGTGCACATCGAAGCTGTCCATTCCATGGAGAGCGCGCCGCGACAACAAGACTTTACCGAGAGCAGGAACATATCCGAACTCTAGTCAAGGCGCGAACCGGTGTCAAGCAACGGGCTTGACTGCATGGCAAGGATCGGCTAACTTCTTCGAATGCCCCGTATCTCTCTGATGCGCTGTTGTCGACTCTGTCGCTGAGTTTTTCTCGCGAGCAGTTTCCTGCGTCCCGCGCAGCAACGAGGCACTTTCCTCTTATTCAAATCTTCCTCCGCACAACTATTTTTCTTTCGCAGCAGTGCGAGGAATTTTCTGCAGGCATAGCGTATCCCGGGCGCTTGTTCCGGAGTGAAAGGAATTCCGTTGAGCTTTTCTACGTGTTTCAGAGCGGTTGCAGTGTCGACCTTGTTCCCCCTGATTACAGCGCTTGGAATACACGCGCAGACTGCAGCCAAGCCCGCGCCGGTAGACGCCACAGGCCGGGAAAACTCTCCATTTTGGCGCAATGAGGCCGACCTTCCCAAAGGGCCCGCGCCACGACTCGGATCGCACCCGGACCTTTCCGGTTACTGGATACCTTCGCACGCGAAAGCCGATACGCCAGTGGGCAATCTGGGCAAGGATTATCCCGGCTATAAGCTTCCATTTACGCCAGCGGGAGAGAAAGCGCATAAGTTCAACGTGGAGCACACGGTCGATCCCGAGGCACTGTGCATAGTTGGCGGCTTGCCTCGGCACAACGCGAGCGGGCTGCCATTTCAGCTACTGCAGGGGCAGGACCACGCTGTCTTTCTTTACTGGTACACGACTTATCGCCTGGTGCCCTTTGATGGACGCAAACACTCCGAAGATCCTGATCCTTCCTTCTTCGGCGAAGAGATAGGGTCGTGGGATGGAGATACCTTTGTGGTCGATTCCATCGGCTTCAAACAGGACCGCACCTGGGCCGATGAAAACGCCGATCCGCATAGCGACGCACAGAAGGTGACAGAGCGGTGGACGCGGCCGGACATTGGGCATCTGCATCTCGAGATGGTCGTGAATGATCCGCTGTTTTATACGGAGCCGATCCACTATCAGCGCACTTGGCTTTTGGGCAAGCCAGGCGACGAAGTGCGGGAGTATTCGTGCTCAGAGGACAACGTCGATGGACCGCACCTTGGCCCTGGGCCAGGCCTTATTGGTGCTGATGGCCAACGTGGATACGACAAGCTGACGCCACTGCCACCACCACCGTCGAAGGACCACCCTGCGGTGACATCCATACCGGACTAACAATTCTTCGTGGGTCGAAGCTTCAAAGTAGTAGGAACGAGAAAGAGATTTATGGCACCTAAGATTTCACCCGGCGGTTGGAACGCACCCGCGACCATTGCAGCAATTATTACCCTTGGCAGCGCCCTTTCGTCGCCGGCGCAGGCGCACACCAAGCCTGCTCCTTCTGCCGGTGTGGAGGAGCTATGCTCGATCACCTTCGATAAGGATGTTCTGCGTCCGGCGCGTGTCGAGAACAGCGCAGCCGCCTGTCTCAAACAGGCTGCCGAACGCCTCAAGACCAACCCGGACAAGAAGCTCGTTCTGGTTGGGGTGAAGGATCCTGCAAAGGACCATGAGCCAACGGGCGCTGGCTCAGACCGCGAGGAGGAGGATGCAAGTGGCTTCGATGTGCGTCTCGAAGATCTCTCGGCTTACCGGGCGGTCAATACGAAGTGGTATCTCGTGAAGTACCTTAACGCAGATCCGAAGCGCATCGTGCCAACAACCGACGAGACCTACTTTGCCCAGACGGTGACGTTCTACCTCGTGCCTGCTTCAGCAGACTTCAACCATAACTTCCTTGGCACAACGAAGACGAACGAAAAGCCTTGCACCATCACGCCGTGCTATTCACCCGACGAAGAGACGCTAACGCCGCAGCATCGGCCGCGGATTCTTACGGGCGCAGTGGATGGATCGCCCGCCGAGATCGAAGCGGAGAAGAAGGAGCTTGCTGCTCTGCAGCATCATCACAAATCGATCGATATGGAAGGCTCGGCCGGAGAGGTCGCGCTGACACCGCTGCCTGAACCGCCGACGCCTGAGCACCCTGCGACCGTATCGATCGTGCCCCGGTAGTTGCTTATACGCCTTAGTGGCTAGAGCGCGACAGCATCACTGCGCGCTACGGAATTGCTGCGCAAGCTCCGAGGATGACTTTGACTTCTAGTGACGGTTGTATTGGTCCAGGGAGGAAAAGCTGCGGCTCCACATTCGGTCGAGATACAAAGTCCCTTTCAGGTGATCGATCTCGTGTTGGAGGATGCGTGCGTACCATCCCTCAGCTTCGATCTCCCGGAGCTCTCCGGTCTCGTTGAAGGCACGGACTCTGACTCTGTAGGCGCGGGGCACCAAGGCCACGAAGCCGGGCAGGCTGAGACAGCCTTCGAAGAAGGTTAAGTCCGGAGGCGATAACGGCTCAATCTCTGGATTGATCAGGACGTGGAAAGGCACGGGAAGGCGTTCTCGTTCCAGCAGTTCCTCAGGTGTAAGAGTGGCCTGATACTCCGCTTTGTCCTCGATGATCGCCAGTTGCAGCGGCTCCCCGATCTGCGGTGCGGCCAGGCCAACACCAGGAGCATCGGCCAGGGTCTCGCGCATGTATTCGATCAACTCGCGAATCCGGTTGCTACCGATCTCCTCGGCTCGAAGCGGCATTGCCACGCCGCGCAGCACAGGTTCACCGGCACTGGCTATCTTGAGTCGCATCTGCGTCACTACTCCTAGTCACTACTCTTAGGATTGCTGCAAGGTTGCCAGACCTGCTTTGCGCCATGCATGAAATCCACCGACTACGTCCGTTGCGCGCCAGAGCCCGAGATCCTGAAGCGCCGCGGCAGCGAGGCTTGAAGTGTAGCCTTCGGAGCAGAACACGATCACCTGAAGGTCATGATCGGTCGCGACCGGGAGGCGAGCGCTGGACGCAGGGTCGAAGCGCCATTCGAGCACGTTGCGCTCGACGATCAATGCGCCGGGAATACTCCCCTCGATAGTGCGCTGGCGCTCGGGGCGAATGTCAACGAGGATTGCCCCTGAGTCTGTCACCGCGTCATAGGCTTCGTCGGGGGATAGCCGCCGCAATCTTGCACGCGCGGCTGCAAGCATCTCGTCAATCGTCGAAGCATCGCTCTGCTTCAAGGCTCCAGGTCTTTGGTTTTGCCAGTCACGATCAAGCGCCTGATTGCTAAGCGATTGCGCACGCTCGGAAGCGCGCTCACGCGGAATCAGTTCACTGCCGTCCAACTCATATTCGTTCATCTCGTCGAGCGGAGGCGAGTACGCATGAATGCTTACGGCGGGTGCGAGGGAGACGTTTCGGACGTCGTGCGCGTAATCAGAGCCGAACGCCTGCGGCTGGCCCGGATGGATCACATGGGGCTGCTCACCGAATCGATGCTCTTCAAGCGTGCCGGTTGAAATGACAAAGGCTCCGGCGGAGTCGCCGTGGTCGTGGAAGCCGGTAGATTGCCCGGGCAGCCAGCTGATCACCCAGATGTCATAATCCGTGCCGTGGTGCAGACGCTCGTACCAGCGCTCGTCGGTGCGCAGACGCACCCGATCGATCCATCCATCCGACGATGCGAACTGTAAGACGATGTCGGCGAGCTCTTCAGGTGTCTTCAAGGTTGAGGCTGGTAGCAGCGATGTATTGTTCTTCGTTACAAAGGCTTCTTGTGTTGCGAGGTGCATAGCGTCTCTCCAGCGGCTAAGCCGCCATACAACAAGGTCGCGTAGGGATGCGCACCTCTTGACGGCTCTATGGGCAAACTATGGGAGTAATTCGGGAGAGTTGCTGAGATGGCGTCTCAGAGATATCTGAGAATGTCGCGGCTCACCCAAGAAGGGGTTGTGGGCAGCGACAACATTGAAGAAGAACAAGCACCATACCACGACGCTAGCATGGGCTGAGGAACCGGGTCAATCTTCTGACCCTCGACAAAAGTGGTACGCAAGTCGCACCGGCGGCTCCATCGAAGGCTAGAGGTCGACGAGTCTGCCAACTCTTCCGTGAGGTGCACATGCCTCGAGGCCCAGTGATAACAGCTCCGCCATCGTAGTAATGCTCGGCTCATTCGGTCGCAGCGAATCAGCCGCGCATGTTGCTGTGCATTCGTATTGTCCCGCTTCGCGTCGAGCTGCCTTTCGGTTTTGCAACCTATTCAGTTGGACGATAAAATCCACCCGGATTTCCCCCCATACCTATGCGCGAGTTGAGTCTCTGAGGATCCGATGGGGAAACGTGTGGGTGGGACGGTCGACCTCATGCCCGCGAAAAACCCGGTTAACTTGCTTCTTATGAAACATCATCGTCCCTGGGAGGCTTTCCCGGCGACCTGCCTTTGATCAGGCCTAAGATTCAGCCAGTTCGCCAAGGAGCTGCACCTCGAGGATGCAGCGGTCAATCGCCTGAGCGTGAGCCTCTAACATCCCGACGGAGGTTCATGACGGCTGAGGCCGGAGGGTTCTAAGCGACGCGCCTCAGCCTTGAAACCTTCGCTGCCGATGTCCATTTGGAGATTAGTTGCCGGAGTTCTTCATGTTATGACCAAGGACAGCAACTATACGTAACGGTTTTTATCAGGCGTTCTGGATAATTCCAAGACAATGAGTTATTGCGAATGCGGTCCTTATAGACGTTATCGGATGTAGAGATATCCTCAGCCAGGCCAGCCGAAGGTCGACCCGCAGAGCAGCGAGGATGGGATGCGAGTTTCCCAATGATTCAATCCCAGAGAGCACCTTTGGTGAGCATGCCATGACGGAAGTGAACAGCATTGCCGTTACCTCTGCAGATGCAGTCCACGGCGTTTCTCCCTATGGGAAATGCGTTCCTGGCCCGATGTGAGTTCGGCGGAAACGGGCTGACATGTTCGACCGGATCGGCGTTTCAAGAGGCTTGAGACCCGAAAAAGTCCCCAGGCAGCCGCACGCAGCGTGATCATTGCCGAACATAGAACTACTGTTCCAAGCAGCTTCCTTGGACGGGTGCGCGAGTACACCACGTTCGTGAGCCATGCGGGAACGGTGTAAACCCGCGCCGTGAGGAAGATGCCAAGAAAAGAGCGGACTGGAGACTCGTAATAAAGCTTCTCGATCAGACTGTTGAAGTAGCGCCCCATCCCGCTTACACGCATGTCGTAGACAAATCGTGCAAGCGCCGGAATCTTCTCTCTATGCTGATACCGGACGATGAGCGCGCTGCCCTCTTCCGCGTGACGCAACGCAGCCGTCACGCCGTTTCCGGTAATCGGGTCTGACTGAGACGCAGCCTCACCGATGATGATCCAGTTGGGGCCACAGACACCGCTGTAGGTCCGGCAGAGAAATGACGTAGCGGCCACATGCTCGACCGGGGACTGCTCGGTGATCTCCGATAAGCGCGTAAACCTGCTCATCTGCGTTGAAAGTATCTCGGCGTTGCTCAGCCCCGCAGCGCGCTGCTGCTTGGCTTTTGATCCGGGTGCGACATAGCCGATGCTGCTTACGCCGGGGCTGACTGGAATCTCCCAGATCCATTCCATGTACTCGTCCCCGGAGCTGAGCGTGTAGAGGGTAGTGCCTTCGACCCATTCGTCGGTAGGAAAGTGGGCCCACAGCGCAATCTTTCTCGGTCCGTAAGACGCCGATGGAAGATTGAACTCTCGTCCAAGCAGGCTTGCGGCCGCGCCGGACGCATCCACCACCCAGCGAGGACGAATAGCACGTGCGCCGGAGGTCTGCACGGAAAGAATCCTGCCATCGCGGACCTCGAATCCGATGGCACGTTCGTGCAGCGTCACCGTTCCCTGGGCGCGTACCTCCTCCTGCAACAATGCGTGGATCTGCAGTCGGTCCAGGTGCAACGTGCGCGTCTCAACGTTCCAGGGACGCTCGGCGAGCCACGCCCCAGGAAGGAACTCCTCCTGCGTACCATCCACAGCCGTCACAGTGATGTGACGCTTGAAGGTCGCTGCCCCGGTGCTGACCAGCTCTTCCATCGGAAGTCCGAGCTGCGCGAACAACAGCGGTGCCGACCAATCGAGAGATTCTCCAATAATTTTCGTGAAGTTCTCTCGCGGTTCAAGGCAGATCACCTTCAGGCCTGCGCGGGTCAGATGGATCGCTGCAGCGAGCCCGGACAAGCCGCCGCCGATGACGACAACGTCCGCCTGAACTTCTGTATCGATCTCTTGTAGTGCGTCTAGCATGTGTTTTGGAATTTACAGAGAAGCCTGCACCATTTCAGGAATAAAGCTACAAGACTGCTCTAGAGTTGAGTATCCATCGAAAGGTTGAGACATGCGAAAGAATCGACGTGGTGGGCATCTCTTCTCTCTGCGTTAAGACGATGGAATATTCTCCGGCAGGTATCGCCGCGCTCGGCTCATGGCGAAGTCGATGGAGCCGCAAATGATCAACGTTGCCAGCGAGACCCAAAGCACCGGCGGGGGCAACGGTACCAGAACGATTGTGCTGATGAACTCCAAGGCGATGAGGAACAGGAGAAGATGCACGATGGAGTGCCTCTTCATCTGCGAGCAGATCAACGCCCCAAGCGGCGCCGCAACGACGGCTATCGGGACAGCCGCAAGCCAGTACCCCATCACGGCAGGCGAGAAGTCCTTCAGCAGGAAGAGATGGAGCAGGAAACCGGGAATCGTCACCATGGTCATAAGGACCACGGTTGTGGGCGTGACGATCTTTTCGTCGACGCGAAACAGCAGCACCATGACCATAAAGACAATTGAATTTTCGCCAGTCCCAACGAGGGCGCTGACCACACCGCCCAGCAAACCTGCGAGGACAAGAATCATCTTCTCTCTTGGGCCGAAGATCGGCATCGCTCGGTTGCGAAGAACGTCTTTCTCTCGATTCACTAGCAGGAGCGCTACGGCCATGCTGCTCACCAGCACGGTGAACGAGGTGCGCACAAAGATCGGCGGGATGCGAGGCGCAACGAAGACGGCCCCAAGCGCGACTCCCAGAATGCCGGGTACCCCCGCATAGAGCCAAGCTCTCCGCTCAATCGGGATGCGGAGGTACAGGATGCTTACAGTCGCGGCACCCATCCCGATGCTTTGGATGGCAAGCGAAAAGTTTCGCGCATCGCGCGGCGCAATGTGAAGCAGCTTGGTGAAGATCGGAAAAGCGATGGCTCCGCCGCCCTCACTGGTTCCACCGCCGACGAGAGAACCGAAGACCATCGTCAGTGCCACCCGCCAATCCACAAGCAGGTGATGAATTGCGAGACGGCCTCCAAAGACGAGCCACGCAATCCAGACAATCAAAGCGACCAGAAGACTAAATTGGATCGCTCTCTTTGCGCGGCGCGGCGGTGCTGTCGATGCTTGAGATAGTGGCAAAGCTTCGAGTTCGGGAGTCGTCATGCGCAGGCGGGGCACCAGGTTTCATCTATCTCGAAAAG
This Granulicella aggregans DNA region includes the following protein-coding sequences:
- a CDS encoding DUF6644 family protein — protein: MFSPHHWFEALAQSPIGHFTQTSQWAFAVIEMVHLVALAALGGSVLLLDLRLLGISLKGESAAILSRDLGRILLISLSLMILSGIGLLSEEALKCYYSPAFRWKMALLAAAVVFYFTVHRRTALRASAEANLSQRVVAVVSLLLWCGVGIAGRAIGLI
- a CDS encoding DUF6644 family protein — protein: MTQPLLLHLCQTLYDSHIGTMIRESDYAFSVIESVHVLFITLLVGTISILDLRMLGLILREIPVTRIARAVLPLTWAGFVVMLASGLLLFWAEAAKNYFNPAFRVKLVLLVLVGLNPLIFHTTVYRRVAEWELQHRSPWRARVAACSSLLLWGGIIVAGRAIAYF
- a CDS encoding DUF6152 family protein, which produces MNVKLSAVPLVIAALLSSVPAYAHHSFAAEFDGSKPTRLVGKITKVEWTNPHSYFYVDIVDAQGKTQNWGCEGAGPGALSRRGWKKGDLKIGDTIVVDGYRAKDGSHLIDARRVTFPDGRSVYGGSPGDGGPGDNGTDQGALPGKKN
- a CDS encoding OmpA family protein, with amino-acid sequence MAPKISPGGWNAPATIAAIITLGSALSSPAQAHTKPAPSAGVEELCSITFDKDVLRPARVENSAAACLKQAAERLKTNPDKKLVLVGVKDPAKDHEPTGAGSDREEEDASGFDVRLEDLSAYRAVNTKWYLVKYLNADPKRIVPTTDETYFAQTVTFYLVPASADFNHNFLGTTKTNEKPCTITPCYSPDEETLTPQHRPRILTGAVDGSPAEIEAEKKELAALQHHHKSIDMEGSAGEVALTPLPEPPTPEHPATVSIVPR
- a CDS encoding peptide deformylase, with the translated sequence MRLKIASAGEPVLRGVAMPLRAEEIGSNRIRELIEYMRETLADAPGVGLAAPQIGEPLQLAIIEDKAEYQATLTPEELLERERLPVPFHVLINPEIEPLSPPDLTFFEGCLSLPGFVALVPRAYRVRVRAFNETGELREIEAEGWYARILQHEIDHLKGTLYLDRMWSRSFSSLDQYNRH
- a CDS encoding rhodanese-like domain-containing protein, coding for MHLATQEAFVTKNNTSLLPASTLKTPEELADIVLQFASSDGWIDRVRLRTDERWYERLHHGTDYDIWVISWLPGQSTGFHDHGDSAGAFVISTGTLEEHRFGEQPHVIHPGQPQAFGSDYAHDVRNVSLAPAVSIHAYSPPLDEMNEYELDGSELIPRERASERAQSLSNQALDRDWQNQRPGALKQSDASTIDEMLAAARARLRRLSPDEAYDAVTDSGAILVDIRPERQRTIEGSIPGALIVERNVLEWRFDPASSARLPVATDHDLQVIVFCSEGYTSSLAAAALQDLGLWRATDVVGGFHAWRKAGLATLQQS
- a CDS encoding NAD(P)/FAD-dependent oxidoreductase, with the protein product MLDALQEIDTEVQADVVVIGGGLSGLAAAIHLTRAGLKVICLEPRENFTKIIGESLDWSAPLLFAQLGLPMEELVSTGAATFKRHITVTAVDGTQEEFLPGAWLAERPWNVETRTLHLDRLQIHALLQEEVRAQGTVTLHERAIGFEVRDGRILSVQTSGARAIRPRWVVDASGAAASLLGREFNLPSASYGPRKIALWAHFPTDEWVEGTTLYTLSSGDEYMEWIWEIPVSPGVSSIGYVAPGSKAKQQRAAGLSNAEILSTQMSRFTRLSEITEQSPVEHVAATSFLCRTYSGVCGPNWIIIGEAASQSDPITGNGVTAALRHAEEGSALIVRYQHREKIPALARFVYDMRVSGMGRYFNSLIEKLYYESPVRSFLGIFLTARVYTVPAWLTNVVYSRTRPRKLLGTVVLCSAMITLRAAAWGLFRVSSLLKRRSGRTCQPVSAELTSGQERISHREKRRGLHLQR
- a CDS encoding sulfite exporter TauE/SafE family protein; translation: MPRLRMTTPELEALPLSQASTAPPRRAKRAIQFSLLVALIVWIAWLVFGGRLAIHHLLVDWRVALTMVFGSLVGGGTSEGGGAIAFPIFTKLLHIAPRDARNFSLAIQSIGMGAATVSILYLRIPIERRAWLYAGVPGILGVALGAVFVAPRIPPIFVRTSFTVLVSSMAVALLLVNREKDVLRNRAMPIFGPREKMILVLAGLLGGVVSALVGTGENSIVFMVMVLLFRVDEKIVTPTTVVLMTMVTIPGFLLHLFLLKDFSPAVMGYWLAAVPIAVVAAPLGALICSQMKRHSIVHLLLFLIALEFISTIVLVPLPPPVLWVSLATLIICGSIDFAMSRARRYLPENIPSS